The Bos taurus isolate L1 Dominette 01449 registration number 42190680 breed Hereford chromosome 18, ARS-UCD2.0, whole genome shotgun sequence genome has a window encoding:
- the E2F4 gene encoding transcription factor E2F4 (The RefSeq protein has 1 substitution compared to this genomic sequence), with protein MAEAGPQAPPPPGTPSRHEKSLGLLTTKFVSLLQEAKDGVLDLKLAADTLAVRQKRRIYDITNVLEGIGLIEKKSKNSIQWKGVGPGCNTREIADKLIELKAEIEELQQREQELDQHKVWVQQSIRNVTEDVHNSCLAYVTHEDICRCFAGDTLLAIRAPSGTSLEVPIPEGLNGQKKYQIHLKSVSGPIEVLLVNKEAWSSPPVAVPVPPPEDLLQNPPAVSTPPLLPKPSLAQPQDASRPSSPQATTPNPVPSSTEAQGVAGPAAEIPVSGGHGTESKDSGELSSLPLGLAALDTRPLQSSALLDSSSSSSNSSSSGPNPSTSFEPIKEDPTGVLELPKELSEIFDPTRECMSSELLEELMSSEVFAPLLRLSPPPGDHDYIYNLDESEGVCDLFDVPVLNL; from the exons ATGGCGGAGGCCGGGCCACAGGCGCCGCCGCCCCCAGGCACCCCAAGCCGGCACGAGAAGAGCTTGGGACTTCTCACTACCAAGTTCGTGTCGCTTCTGCAGGAAGCCAAGGACGGCGTGCTTGACCTCAAGCTG GCAGCTGACACCCTAGCTGTGCGCCAGAAGCGGCGGATATATGACATTACTAACGTACTGGAAGGTATCGGGTTGATCGAGAAAAAATCCAAGAATAGCATCCAGTGGAA GGGTGTGGGGCCTGGCTGCAATACCCGGGAGATTGCGGACAAGCTGATCGAGCTCAAGGCAGAGATCGAGGAGCTGCAGCAGCGGGAGCAAGAGCTAGACCAGCACAAGGTGTGGGTGCAGCAGAGCATCCGGAACGTCACAGAGGACGTGCACAACAGCTG CTTGGCCTACGTGACTCATGAGGACATCTGCAGATGCTTTGCTG GAGACACCCTCCTTGCCATCCGGGCCCCGTCGGGCACCAGCCTGGAGGTGCCCATCCCAGAG ggcCTCAATGGGCAGAAGAAGTACCAGATTCACTTGAAGAGTGTAAGCGGCCCCATTGAGGTGCTTCTGGTGAACAAGGAGGCATGGAGCTCACCGCCTGTGGCAGTGCCTGTGCCACCACCCGAAGACCTGCTCCAGAACCCGCCTGCTGTCTCCACCCCTCCGCTTCTACCCAAGCCTTCCCTGGCCCAGCCCCAGGATGCCTCACGCCCGAGCAGTCCCCAGGCGACCACCCCCAACCCTGTCCCCAGCAGCACTGAGGCCCAGGGGGTGGCTGGTCCAGCAGCTGAGATTCCAG TGAGTGGAGGCCATGGAACCGAGAGCAAGGACAGTGGTGAGCTCAGCTCCCTCCCGCTGGGCCTGGCAGCTCTGGACACCCGGCCGCTGCAGTCCTCTGCCCTGttggacagcagcagcagcagcagcaacagcagttcATCTGGACCCAATCCTTCTACCTCCTTTGAGCCCATCAAGGCAGACCCCACAGGTG tttTGGAGCTCCCGAAAGAGCTGTCAGAAATCTTTGATCCCACTCGAG AATGCATGAGCTCAGAGCTCTTGGAGGAACTGATGTCCTCAGAAG TGTTTGCACCCCTCCTCCGCCTTTCTCCACCCCCTGGAGACCACGATTACATCTACAACCTGGACGAGAGTGAAGGTGTCTGTGACCTCTTTGATGTGCCTGTTCTCAACCTCTGA
- the ELMO3 gene encoding engulfment and cell motility protein 3 isoform X3: MEIKNGSILCLSTAPDREAERLLRGLQSESREGRREALRHLLLLAPDLTFAREVISRDGLQRLGTIIEDGDDLGEVLALALRAFLELMEHGVVSWETLSIPFVRKVVCYVNMNLMDASVQPLALGLLENVTLSSPTLGQLVKSEVPLDRLLVHLQVMNQQLQTKAMALLTALLQGATPAERKHMLDYLWQRNLRQFIYKNIIHSAAPLGDEMAHHLYVLQALMLGLLEPRMRTPLDPYSQEQREQLQALRQAAFEPEGESVGAGLSADRRRSLCAREFRKLGFSNSNPAQDLERVPPGLLALDNMLYFSRQAPSAYSRFVLENSSREDKHECPFARSSIQLTVLLCDLLHVGEPCSETAQDFSPMFFGQDQSFHELFCVSIQLLNKTWKEMRATQEDFDKVMQVVREQLARTLALKPSSLELFRTKVNALTYGEVLRLRQTERLHQEGTLAPPILELREKLKPELMGLIRQQRLLRLCEGTLFHKISSRRRQDKLWFCCLSPNHKVLQYGDVEEGVGPPTPESLPEQLPVADIRALLTGKDCPHVREKGSGKQNKDVCELAFSVSYDHGEEEAYLNFIAPSKREFHLWTDGLSALLGNPMGSEQTRLDLEQLLTMETKLRLLELENVPIPEQPPPVPPPPTNFNFCYDCSIAEP, from the exons ATGGAGATCAAGAATGGCAGCATCCTGTGCCTCAGCACGGCCCCA GACCGCGAGGCGGAGCGGCTGTTGCGGGGGCTGCAGAGCGAAAGTCGTGAAGGGCGCCGGGAAGCCCTGCGGCACCTCCTTCTGCTGGCCCCGGACCTGACCTTCGCCCGGGAAGTCATCAGCCGTGATGGGCTTCAGAGACTGGGCACCATCATTGAGGATGGGGACGA CCTAGGAGAGGTGCTGGCCCTTGCACTGAGGGCCTTCTTGGAGCTTATGGAGCACGGCGTGGTGTCCTGGGAGACACTCAGCATCCCCTTTGTTAGGAAG GTGGTGTGCTACGTGAACATGAACCTGATGGATGCCTCTGTGCAGCCCTTGGCCCTGGGCTTGCTGGAGAATGTGACCTTGAGCAGCCCTACCCTGGGCCAGCTGGTCAAGAGCGAGGTGCCGCTAGACAGGCTGCTGGTGCACCTACAGGT GATGAACCAGCAGCTGCAAACCAAGGCCATGGCACTGCTGACAGCTTTGCTCCAGGGGGCCACCCCTGCAGAACGTAAG CACATGCTCGACTACCTGTGGCAGAGAAACCTTCGCCAGTTCATCTACAAG AACATCATCCACAGTGCAGCGCCACTGGGTGACGAGATGGCTCACCACCTGTACGTACTgcaggccctgatgctggggctGCTGGAGCCACGCATGCGGACACCACTGGACCCCTACAGTCAG GAGCAGCGGGAGCAGCTGCAGGCCCTGCGCCAAGCTGCCTTTGAGCCGGAGGGGGAGTCTGTGGGCGCCGGGCTGAGCGCTGACCGTCGCCGCTCCCTGTGTGCCCGCGAGTTCCGCAAACTGGGCTTCTCT AACAGCAACCCTGCCCAGGACTTGGAGCGCGTGCCCCCTGGCCTGCTGGCCCTGGACAACATGCTCTACTTCTCCAGACAGGCACCCAGCGCCTACAGCCGG TTTGTGCTAGAGAACAGCAGCCGTGAGGACAAGCACGAGTGCCCCTTTGCGCGGAGCAGCATCCAGCTGACTGTGCTGCTGTGTGATCTGCTCCATGTTGGGGAGCCCT GCTCCGAAACAGCCCAGGATTTTTCACCCATGTTCTTTGGCCAAGATCAGAGCTTCCATGAGCTCTTCTGTGTGAGCATCCAGCTGCTGAATAAGACCTGGAAGGAGATGCGGGCCACTCAGGAGGACTTTGACAAG GTCATGCAAGTGGTGCGGGAGCAGCTGGCCCGCACGCTGGCCCTGAAGCCCAGCTCTCTGGAGCTCTTCCGAACGAAGGTGAACGCACTCACCTACGGGGAGGTGCTTCGGCTGCGGCAGACGGAGCGGCTGCACCAGGAAGGCACGCTGGCCCCTCCAATTCT GGAGCTTCGGGAGAAACTGAAGCCAGAGCTTATGGGCCTGATCCGCCAGCAGCGTCTGCTCCGCCTCTGCGAGGGGACCCTCTTCCACAAGATCAGCAGCCGGCGGCGCCAGG ACAAGCTGTGGTTCTGCTGCCTGTCTCCCAACCACAAAGTGCTGCAGTACGGGGACGTGGAGGAGGGAGTAGGCCCACCGACCCCTGAGAGCCTGCCCGAGCAGC TTCCTGTGGCCGACATCAGGGCACTGCTGACAGGCAAGGACTGTCCCCACGTCCGGGAGAAAGGCTCTGGGAAGCAAAACAAG GACGTCTGTGAGTTAGCTTTCTCAGTCAGCTATGACCATGGGGAGGAAGAGGCATACCTCAACTTCATTGCCCCGTCCAAACGGGAG TTCCACCTGTGGACAGATGGGCTGAGCGCCCTGCTGGGCAATCCCATGGGCAGTGAGCAGACACGGCTGGACCTGGAGCAGCTGCTAACCATGGAGACCAAGCTGCGGCTCCTGGAGCTGGAGAATGTGCCCATCCCTGAGCAACCACCCCCtgtgcccccgccccccaccaactTCAACTTCTGCTATGACTGCAGCATTGCCGAACCTTGA
- the E2F4 gene encoding transcription factor E2F4 isoform X1 gives MAEAGPQAPPPPGTPSRHEKSLGLLTTKFVSLLQEAKDGVLDLKLAADTLAVRQKRRIYDITNVLEGIGLIEKKSKNSIQWKGVGPGCNTREIADKLIELKAEIEELQQREQELDQHKVWVQQSIRNVTEDVHNSCLAYVTHEDICRCFAGDTLLAIRAPSGTSLEVPIPEGLNGQKKYQIHLKSVSGPIEVLLVNKEAWSSPPVAVPVPPPEDLLQNPPAVSTPPLLPKPSLAQPQDASRPSSPQATTPNPVPSSTEAQGVAGPAAEIPGLGDVVAVSGGHGTESKDSGELSSLPLGLAALDTRPLQSSALLDSSSSSSNSSSSGPNPSTSFEPIKADPTGVLELPKELSEIFDPTRECMSSELLEELMSSEVFAPLLRLSPPPGDHDYIYNLDESEGVCDLFDVPVLNL, from the exons ATGGCGGAGGCCGGGCCACAGGCGCCGCCGCCCCCAGGCACCCCAAGCCGGCACGAGAAGAGCTTGGGACTTCTCACTACCAAGTTCGTGTCGCTTCTGCAGGAAGCCAAGGACGGCGTGCTTGACCTCAAGCTG GCAGCTGACACCCTAGCTGTGCGCCAGAAGCGGCGGATATATGACATTACTAACGTACTGGAAGGTATCGGGTTGATCGAGAAAAAATCCAAGAATAGCATCCAGTGGAA GGGTGTGGGGCCTGGCTGCAATACCCGGGAGATTGCGGACAAGCTGATCGAGCTCAAGGCAGAGATCGAGGAGCTGCAGCAGCGGGAGCAAGAGCTAGACCAGCACAAGGTGTGGGTGCAGCAGAGCATCCGGAACGTCACAGAGGACGTGCACAACAGCTG CTTGGCCTACGTGACTCATGAGGACATCTGCAGATGCTTTGCTG GAGACACCCTCCTTGCCATCCGGGCCCCGTCGGGCACCAGCCTGGAGGTGCCCATCCCAGAG ggcCTCAATGGGCAGAAGAAGTACCAGATTCACTTGAAGAGTGTAAGCGGCCCCATTGAGGTGCTTCTGGTGAACAAGGAGGCATGGAGCTCACCGCCTGTGGCAGTGCCTGTGCCACCACCCGAAGACCTGCTCCAGAACCCGCCTGCTGTCTCCACCCCTCCGCTTCTACCCAAGCCTTCCCTGGCCCAGCCCCAGGATGCCTCACGCCCGAGCAGTCCCCAGGCGACCACCCCCAACCCTGTCCCCAGCAGCACTGAGGCCCAGGGGGTGGCTGGTCCAGCAGCTGAGATTCCAG GTTTGGGGGATGTGGTTGCAGTGAGTGGAGGCCATGGAACCGAGAGCAAGGACAGTGGTGAGCTCAGCTCCCTCCCGCTGGGCCTGGCAGCTCTGGACACCCGGCCGCTGCAGTCCTCTGCCCTGttggacagcagcagcagcagcagcaacagcagttcATCTGGACCCAATCCTTCTACCTCCTTTGAGCCCATCAAGGCAGACCCCACAGGTG tttTGGAGCTCCCGAAAGAGCTGTCAGAAATCTTTGATCCCACTCGAG AATGCATGAGCTCAGAGCTCTTGGAGGAACTGATGTCCTCAGAAG TGTTTGCACCCCTCCTCCGCCTTTCTCCACCCCCTGGAGACCACGATTACATCTACAACCTGGACGAGAGTGAAGGTGTCTGTGACCTCTTTGATGTGCCTGTTCTCAACCTCTGA
- the ELMO3 gene encoding engulfment and cell motility protein 3 isoform X1 has product MAPPRNVVKIAVQMRDAIPQLIQLDQAKPLAAVLKEVCDAWSLPHSERYALQFADGHRRYITENNRMEIKNGSILCLSTAPDREAERLLRGLQSESREGRREALRHLLLLAPDLTFAREVISRDGLQRLGTIIEDGDDLGEVLALALRAFLELMEHGVVSWETLSIPFVRKVVCYVNMNLMDASVQPLALGLLENVTLSSPTLGQLVKSEVPLDRLLVHLQVMNQQLQTKAMALLTALLQGATPAERKHMLDYLWQRNLRQFIYKNIIHSAAPLGDEMAHHLYVLQALMLGLLEPRMRTPLDPYSQEQREQLQALRQAAFEPEGESVGAGLSADRRRSLCAREFRKLGFSNSNPAQDLERVPPGLLALDNMLYFSRQAPSAYSRFVLENSSREDKHECPFARSSIQLTVLLCDLLHVGEPCSETAQDFSPMFFGQDQSFHELFCVSIQLLNKTWKEMRATQEDFDKVMQVVREQLARTLALKPSSLELFRTKVNALTYGEVLRLRQTERLHQEGTLAPPILELREKLKPELMGLIRQQRLLRLCEGTLFHKISSRRRQDKLWFCCLSPNHKVLQYGDVEEGVGPPTPESLPEQLPVADIRALLTGKDCPHVREKGSGKQNKDVCELAFSVSYDHGEEEAYLNFIAPSKREFHLWTDGLSALLGNPMGSEQTRLDLEQLLTMETKLRLLELENVPIPEQPPPVPPPPTNFNFCYDCSIAEP; this is encoded by the exons ATGGCGCCCCCGCGGAATGTGGTGAAGATCGCCGTCCAGATGCGTGACGCCATCCCGCAGCTCATCCAGCTGGACCAG GCAAAACCCCTGGCTGCTGTGCTGAAGGAGGTGTGCGACGC GTGGAGCTTGCCTCACTCTGAGCGCTATGCCCTGCAGTTTGCGGATGGGCACCGGAGATACATCACCGAGAAC AACCGCATGGAGATCAAGAATGGCAGCATCCTGTGCCTCAGCACGGCCCCA GACCGCGAGGCGGAGCGGCTGTTGCGGGGGCTGCAGAGCGAAAGTCGTGAAGGGCGCCGGGAAGCCCTGCGGCACCTCCTTCTGCTGGCCCCGGACCTGACCTTCGCCCGGGAAGTCATCAGCCGTGATGGGCTTCAGAGACTGGGCACCATCATTGAGGATGGGGACGA CCTAGGAGAGGTGCTGGCCCTTGCACTGAGGGCCTTCTTGGAGCTTATGGAGCACGGCGTGGTGTCCTGGGAGACACTCAGCATCCCCTTTGTTAGGAAG GTGGTGTGCTACGTGAACATGAACCTGATGGATGCCTCTGTGCAGCCCTTGGCCCTGGGCTTGCTGGAGAATGTGACCTTGAGCAGCCCTACCCTGGGCCAGCTGGTCAAGAGCGAGGTGCCGCTAGACAGGCTGCTGGTGCACCTACAGGT GATGAACCAGCAGCTGCAAACCAAGGCCATGGCACTGCTGACAGCTTTGCTCCAGGGGGCCACCCCTGCAGAACGTAAG CACATGCTCGACTACCTGTGGCAGAGAAACCTTCGCCAGTTCATCTACAAG AACATCATCCACAGTGCAGCGCCACTGGGTGACGAGATGGCTCACCACCTGTACGTACTgcaggccctgatgctggggctGCTGGAGCCACGCATGCGGACACCACTGGACCCCTACAGTCAG GAGCAGCGGGAGCAGCTGCAGGCCCTGCGCCAAGCTGCCTTTGAGCCGGAGGGGGAGTCTGTGGGCGCCGGGCTGAGCGCTGACCGTCGCCGCTCCCTGTGTGCCCGCGAGTTCCGCAAACTGGGCTTCTCT AACAGCAACCCTGCCCAGGACTTGGAGCGCGTGCCCCCTGGCCTGCTGGCCCTGGACAACATGCTCTACTTCTCCAGACAGGCACCCAGCGCCTACAGCCGG TTTGTGCTAGAGAACAGCAGCCGTGAGGACAAGCACGAGTGCCCCTTTGCGCGGAGCAGCATCCAGCTGACTGTGCTGCTGTGTGATCTGCTCCATGTTGGGGAGCCCT GCTCCGAAACAGCCCAGGATTTTTCACCCATGTTCTTTGGCCAAGATCAGAGCTTCCATGAGCTCTTCTGTGTGAGCATCCAGCTGCTGAATAAGACCTGGAAGGAGATGCGGGCCACTCAGGAGGACTTTGACAAG GTCATGCAAGTGGTGCGGGAGCAGCTGGCCCGCACGCTGGCCCTGAAGCCCAGCTCTCTGGAGCTCTTCCGAACGAAGGTGAACGCACTCACCTACGGGGAGGTGCTTCGGCTGCGGCAGACGGAGCGGCTGCACCAGGAAGGCACGCTGGCCCCTCCAATTCT GGAGCTTCGGGAGAAACTGAAGCCAGAGCTTATGGGCCTGATCCGCCAGCAGCGTCTGCTCCGCCTCTGCGAGGGGACCCTCTTCCACAAGATCAGCAGCCGGCGGCGCCAGG ACAAGCTGTGGTTCTGCTGCCTGTCTCCCAACCACAAAGTGCTGCAGTACGGGGACGTGGAGGAGGGAGTAGGCCCACCGACCCCTGAGAGCCTGCCCGAGCAGC TTCCTGTGGCCGACATCAGGGCACTGCTGACAGGCAAGGACTGTCCCCACGTCCGGGAGAAAGGCTCTGGGAAGCAAAACAAG GACGTCTGTGAGTTAGCTTTCTCAGTCAGCTATGACCATGGGGAGGAAGAGGCATACCTCAACTTCATTGCCCCGTCCAAACGGGAG TTCCACCTGTGGACAGATGGGCTGAGCGCCCTGCTGGGCAATCCCATGGGCAGTGAGCAGACACGGCTGGACCTGGAGCAGCTGCTAACCATGGAGACCAAGCTGCGGCTCCTGGAGCTGGAGAATGTGCCCATCCCTGAGCAACCACCCCCtgtgcccccgccccccaccaactTCAACTTCTGCTATGACTGCAGCATTGCCGAACCTTGA
- the ELMO3 gene encoding engulfment and cell motility protein 3 has protein sequence MAPPRNVVKIAVQMRDAIPQLIQLDQAKPLAAVLKEVCDAWSLPHSERYALQFADGHRRYITENNRMEIKNGSILCLSTAPDREAERLLRGLQSESREGRREALRHLLLLAPDLTFAREVISRDGLQRLGTIIEDGDDLGEVLALALRAFLELMEHGVVSWETLSIPFVRKVVCYVNMNLMDASVQPLALGLLENVTLSSPTLGQLVKSEVPLDRLLVHLQVMNQQLQTKAMALLTALLQGATPAERKHMLDYLWQRNLRQFIYKNIIHSAAPLGDEMAHHLYVLQALMLGLLEPRMRTPLDPYSQEQREQLQALRQAAFEPEGESVGAGLSADRRRSLCAREFRKLGFSNSNPAQDLERVPPGLLALDNMLYFSRQAPSAYSRFVLENSSREDKHECPFARSSIQLTVLLCDLLHVGEPCSETAQDFSPMFFGQDQSFHELFCVSIQLLNKTWKEMRATQEDFDKVMQVVREQLARTLALKPSSLELFRTKVNALTYGEVLRLRQTERLHQEGTLAPPILELREKLKPELMGLIRQQRLLRLCEGTLFHKISSRRRQDKLWFCCLSPNHKVLQYGDVEEGVGPPTPESLPEQLPVADIRALLTGKDCPHVREKGSGKQNKDVCELAFSVSYDHGEEEAYLNFIAPSKREMG, from the exons ATGGCGCCCCCGCGGAATGTGGTGAAGATCGCCGTCCAGATGCGTGACGCCATCCCGCAGCTCATCCAGCTGGACCAG GCAAAACCCCTGGCTGCTGTGCTGAAGGAGGTGTGCGACGC GTGGAGCTTGCCTCACTCTGAGCGCTATGCCCTGCAGTTTGCGGATGGGCACCGGAGATACATCACCGAGAAC AACCGCATGGAGATCAAGAATGGCAGCATCCTGTGCCTCAGCACGGCCCCA GACCGCGAGGCGGAGCGGCTGTTGCGGGGGCTGCAGAGCGAAAGTCGTGAAGGGCGCCGGGAAGCCCTGCGGCACCTCCTTCTGCTGGCCCCGGACCTGACCTTCGCCCGGGAAGTCATCAGCCGTGATGGGCTTCAGAGACTGGGCACCATCATTGAGGATGGGGACGA CCTAGGAGAGGTGCTGGCCCTTGCACTGAGGGCCTTCTTGGAGCTTATGGAGCACGGCGTGGTGTCCTGGGAGACACTCAGCATCCCCTTTGTTAGGAAG GTGGTGTGCTACGTGAACATGAACCTGATGGATGCCTCTGTGCAGCCCTTGGCCCTGGGCTTGCTGGAGAATGTGACCTTGAGCAGCCCTACCCTGGGCCAGCTGGTCAAGAGCGAGGTGCCGCTAGACAGGCTGCTGGTGCACCTACAGGT GATGAACCAGCAGCTGCAAACCAAGGCCATGGCACTGCTGACAGCTTTGCTCCAGGGGGCCACCCCTGCAGAACGTAAG CACATGCTCGACTACCTGTGGCAGAGAAACCTTCGCCAGTTCATCTACAAG AACATCATCCACAGTGCAGCGCCACTGGGTGACGAGATGGCTCACCACCTGTACGTACTgcaggccctgatgctggggctGCTGGAGCCACGCATGCGGACACCACTGGACCCCTACAGTCAG GAGCAGCGGGAGCAGCTGCAGGCCCTGCGCCAAGCTGCCTTTGAGCCGGAGGGGGAGTCTGTGGGCGCCGGGCTGAGCGCTGACCGTCGCCGCTCCCTGTGTGCCCGCGAGTTCCGCAAACTGGGCTTCTCT AACAGCAACCCTGCCCAGGACTTGGAGCGCGTGCCCCCTGGCCTGCTGGCCCTGGACAACATGCTCTACTTCTCCAGACAGGCACCCAGCGCCTACAGCCGG TTTGTGCTAGAGAACAGCAGCCGTGAGGACAAGCACGAGTGCCCCTTTGCGCGGAGCAGCATCCAGCTGACTGTGCTGCTGTGTGATCTGCTCCATGTTGGGGAGCCCT GCTCCGAAACAGCCCAGGATTTTTCACCCATGTTCTTTGGCCAAGATCAGAGCTTCCATGAGCTCTTCTGTGTGAGCATCCAGCTGCTGAATAAGACCTGGAAGGAGATGCGGGCCACTCAGGAGGACTTTGACAAG GTCATGCAAGTGGTGCGGGAGCAGCTGGCCCGCACGCTGGCCCTGAAGCCCAGCTCTCTGGAGCTCTTCCGAACGAAGGTGAACGCACTCACCTACGGGGAGGTGCTTCGGCTGCGGCAGACGGAGCGGCTGCACCAGGAAGGCACGCTGGCCCCTCCAATTCT GGAGCTTCGGGAGAAACTGAAGCCAGAGCTTATGGGCCTGATCCGCCAGCAGCGTCTGCTCCGCCTCTGCGAGGGGACCCTCTTCCACAAGATCAGCAGCCGGCGGCGCCAGG ACAAGCTGTGGTTCTGCTGCCTGTCTCCCAACCACAAAGTGCTGCAGTACGGGGACGTGGAGGAGGGAGTAGGCCCACCGACCCCTGAGAGCCTGCCCGAGCAGC TTCCTGTGGCCGACATCAGGGCACTGCTGACAGGCAAGGACTGTCCCCACGTCCGGGAGAAAGGCTCTGGGAAGCAAAACAAG GACGTCTGTGAGTTAGCTTTCTCAGTCAGCTATGACCATGGGGAGGAAGAGGCATACCTCAACTTCATTGCCCCGTCCAAACGGGAG ATGGGCTGA
- the ELMO3 gene encoding engulfment and cell motility protein 3 isoform X2 has protein sequence MAPPRNVVKIAVQMRDAIPQLIQLDQAKPLAAVLKEVCDAWSLPHSERYALQFADGHRRYITENNRMEIKNGSILCLSTAPDREAERLLRGLQSESREGRREALRHLLLLAPDLTFAREVISRDGLQRLGTIIEDGDDLGEVLALALRAFLELMEHGVVSWETLSIPFVRKVVCYVNMNLMDASVQPLALGLLENVTLSSPTLGQLVKSEVPLDRLLVHLQVMNQQLQTKAMALLTALLQGATPAERKHMLDYLWQRNLRQFIYKNIIHSAAPLGDEMAHHLYVLQALMLGLLEPRMRTPLDPYSQEQREQLQALRQAAFEPEGESVGAGLSADRRRSLCAREFRKLGFSNSNPAQDLERVPPGLLALDNMLYFSRQAPSAYSRFVLENSSREDKHECPFARSSIQLTVLLCDLLHVGEPCSETAQDFSPMFFGQDQSFHELFCVSIQLLNKTWKEMRATQEDFDKVMQVVREQLARTLALKPSSLELFRTKVNALTYGEVLRLRQTERLHQEGTLAPPILELREKLKPELMGLIRQQRLLRLCEGTLFHKISSRRRQDKLWFCCLSPNHKVLQYGDVEEGVGPPTPESLPEQLPVADIRALLTGKDCPHVREKGSGKQNKDVCELAFSVSYDHGEEEAYLNFIAPSKRELAPSPVPPVDRWAERPAGQSHGQ, from the exons ATGGCGCCCCCGCGGAATGTGGTGAAGATCGCCGTCCAGATGCGTGACGCCATCCCGCAGCTCATCCAGCTGGACCAG GCAAAACCCCTGGCTGCTGTGCTGAAGGAGGTGTGCGACGC GTGGAGCTTGCCTCACTCTGAGCGCTATGCCCTGCAGTTTGCGGATGGGCACCGGAGATACATCACCGAGAAC AACCGCATGGAGATCAAGAATGGCAGCATCCTGTGCCTCAGCACGGCCCCA GACCGCGAGGCGGAGCGGCTGTTGCGGGGGCTGCAGAGCGAAAGTCGTGAAGGGCGCCGGGAAGCCCTGCGGCACCTCCTTCTGCTGGCCCCGGACCTGACCTTCGCCCGGGAAGTCATCAGCCGTGATGGGCTTCAGAGACTGGGCACCATCATTGAGGATGGGGACGA CCTAGGAGAGGTGCTGGCCCTTGCACTGAGGGCCTTCTTGGAGCTTATGGAGCACGGCGTGGTGTCCTGGGAGACACTCAGCATCCCCTTTGTTAGGAAG GTGGTGTGCTACGTGAACATGAACCTGATGGATGCCTCTGTGCAGCCCTTGGCCCTGGGCTTGCTGGAGAATGTGACCTTGAGCAGCCCTACCCTGGGCCAGCTGGTCAAGAGCGAGGTGCCGCTAGACAGGCTGCTGGTGCACCTACAGGT GATGAACCAGCAGCTGCAAACCAAGGCCATGGCACTGCTGACAGCTTTGCTCCAGGGGGCCACCCCTGCAGAACGTAAG CACATGCTCGACTACCTGTGGCAGAGAAACCTTCGCCAGTTCATCTACAAG AACATCATCCACAGTGCAGCGCCACTGGGTGACGAGATGGCTCACCACCTGTACGTACTgcaggccctgatgctggggctGCTGGAGCCACGCATGCGGACACCACTGGACCCCTACAGTCAG GAGCAGCGGGAGCAGCTGCAGGCCCTGCGCCAAGCTGCCTTTGAGCCGGAGGGGGAGTCTGTGGGCGCCGGGCTGAGCGCTGACCGTCGCCGCTCCCTGTGTGCCCGCGAGTTCCGCAAACTGGGCTTCTCT AACAGCAACCCTGCCCAGGACTTGGAGCGCGTGCCCCCTGGCCTGCTGGCCCTGGACAACATGCTCTACTTCTCCAGACAGGCACCCAGCGCCTACAGCCGG TTTGTGCTAGAGAACAGCAGCCGTGAGGACAAGCACGAGTGCCCCTTTGCGCGGAGCAGCATCCAGCTGACTGTGCTGCTGTGTGATCTGCTCCATGTTGGGGAGCCCT GCTCCGAAACAGCCCAGGATTTTTCACCCATGTTCTTTGGCCAAGATCAGAGCTTCCATGAGCTCTTCTGTGTGAGCATCCAGCTGCTGAATAAGACCTGGAAGGAGATGCGGGCCACTCAGGAGGACTTTGACAAG GTCATGCAAGTGGTGCGGGAGCAGCTGGCCCGCACGCTGGCCCTGAAGCCCAGCTCTCTGGAGCTCTTCCGAACGAAGGTGAACGCACTCACCTACGGGGAGGTGCTTCGGCTGCGGCAGACGGAGCGGCTGCACCAGGAAGGCACGCTGGCCCCTCCAATTCT GGAGCTTCGGGAGAAACTGAAGCCAGAGCTTATGGGCCTGATCCGCCAGCAGCGTCTGCTCCGCCTCTGCGAGGGGACCCTCTTCCACAAGATCAGCAGCCGGCGGCGCCAGG ACAAGCTGTGGTTCTGCTGCCTGTCTCCCAACCACAAAGTGCTGCAGTACGGGGACGTGGAGGAGGGAGTAGGCCCACCGACCCCTGAGAGCCTGCCCGAGCAGC TTCCTGTGGCCGACATCAGGGCACTGCTGACAGGCAAGGACTGTCCCCACGTCCGGGAGAAAGGCTCTGGGAAGCAAAACAAG GACGTCTGTGAGTTAGCTTTCTCAGTCAGCTATGACCATGGGGAGGAAGAGGCATACCTCAACTTCATTGCCCCGTCCAAACGGGAG CTGGCCCCATCCCCAGTTCCACCTGTGGACAGATGGGCTGAGCGCCCTGCTGGGCAATCCCATGGGCAGTGA